In Oryza sativa Japonica Group chromosome 1, ASM3414082v1, the genomic stretch TTTACAACTCAGCACTAGCTTAATTACTTTCTATGTCATAAGTTTTTggctttataaaaaaatatatagtagcATCTTTAACattaaacaaatatattatcaaaatatattcaataacaCTAATTTGATGTTTTAGATATTGTCAAATTTGTTCTATAGATTTTATTaaacttaataaagtttgaataaaaataTTCTTAGTTTagtatgaaacggatgaagtacgtTTAGAGTAGCAATTAAACTAATCAAGCTATTTTAGAGTAGCAATTAATAAATACTAATTAAGTGCATCAGGTTGTATTCGAGAGCAACTcaccgacgcggcggcggagcacgaGCGGGAGCAGAACGACGATGGCCGTGACCAGTATGACGAGCTCCCTCGCCGTCCACCACTGCGCTCCGAACAGCTCCTGCAGAACACCGGCGTGCTCGTCTCCTGCTCCTGCGCTCCCAGACAGCACATCCCCTGCGACGGCGACCAAGATGCTCGACGCGGTTAATTCAATATTTTCTCCCCGCATGCAATTCGGATGTATCCCAGAGCTGCAGAGCAGCGCGTCCTCGACGGCGTGGGCTCACCGATGATGATGAGGTAGACGACGAGGGTGCCCGTGGTGGTGAAGGCGATGCAGACATTGAGCGCCttggcgccggcgcggccgaacGCGTCGCCCATGATCCCGGCGTACGACGGCGGGCCGCTGTCCCAGCCCGTGTACCGCAGCATGAATTCCACGGAGGCGTCGGACagcgcggcgacggtggcgatgaGGAGGAGCGCGGGGAGCACACCGAGCACCCGCATTGCCGCCGGGATTGACATGATTCCGGCGCCGATGATGCTCGTCGACACGTTGAACACCGCGCCGGAGACCGACGCCCCATGCCCGCCGCCAGAGAACTCCGGCAGCAGCggctcctccacctcgccggcggcggcgccggtgcacttgcccgtgctcgccggcggcgtcatTTTCGGTGGGGATTTCAGGCGTGTGGATGGCGCTCGTTGGCACCACCTAAATTAGTACCACTTGAACCTATGCTTCCTTAATCCGGTGAAAATTACGCCCATATCCTTACGCGCTAATGATGATCGCTGTAGAAGCAGCAGCTGGTAACGGGGCCTAATATGGTAATTCCGCGTGGGAGGCGTACTACGCGACAGAAAGGACTGATGTGATTACAGAGCGGAGAGAGGAAGCTAGTGTTTCAGGTGCTGTACTTGGACGGGAACACGGCCCCGATTCCTGATTTTGCGATGATACAATGAAGCGGGACCCTTTTTAGCAGCGGCGTGCTGATTTGCTATGCCCAACGATTGGCCAGTCGGCCAGCCTAACGGATCCATACCACTGGCTTGCTTGCTGGAATCTAGCAACATGACAGGCGCCGGACACAATATCCGCCGTTGAATCCATGGATCCATGGGGTCGACGTAGATGTTTGCTTTTCCTTTCTAAACTCTCCAAAGTGAGAAGacaaacttattttttttacaccGAGATGACAAACCTGGTAAATCTACCGCATCCCTTTCTCCACAAACTACGCACCCCCTTTCTCCACAAACTACAGCATGGACGAACAATTTGCCTActgagggcccctttgatttggaaaaaaaaatatagcaattttagaggattttaatcctatagaaaaattttctatgaagtcctttgaaacaaatgattgaattctatccaatcctttgaaattcctatggaatggataatcctatagagattttagaggaaatttagcaagagttttaacctcttgctaactttcctttgagtctatctctctcatccaattcctgtgtttttcctgtggttcaatcaaacggtaattcctgtgtttgcaatcctctgttttatacttacattcctatcaaaatcatacgtttttcttattcctacgttttctcaatcctatGATTAAAGGGGCCCTAAGTGGGTCAATTAAGACCAATTGGGCTTTACAATTCGGCAAGAGAACAAGCCTGAGAGTTCGCCTGCTTGGGCCTTTATTTAGGCTGAGTGGTTTACATGGAGTTGGGCCTACTTCTAGACCCATGGTAAACTAATCTACCCCTGgaaagtagtactactactagtgaAAACCTTTCCGTCTTCCTCCCGTTCGCCTCTCCTTTGCGGTTTGGCTCTCCACTGGGGAAACCCTCGAGGCCGCAAGTCCGACGCCACGTCGCCTCGTCGGCCGACGAGATCCGCGGCCGGCGGAGTATATTGTTGGAGAGCAGAGCTGCGGGGCTGCGCGTGCCTTCAGGCCAAACCCTCTCTAGTCTTTCTCCGTTTCTTCCATCTCCGTCAACCTACCGGCGTATTCGGAaggtttcttttttctcctttttttttgttgaaaaaatcCACGGAACCTATCGTCATGGAGAGacactgccggctgccctctCCCCACCGTGGTCAATCCCGTTGTGCTGCACTGCTGCTTGCCCGCCTCTCGCGGAGGCTTCAAAGAGACCcagcgaggacgacgacctGGTTTGAGAATTCAACGCTCGCCGCCTTCATCTGACCAAGGAAAACCGCTTGATTTATGATTTATTGATGGCATCGCGTATACACGAGTACACTGACATGCCTCCAAGCTTGACTGCTTTGGTACTCTATGGATCCCGGGGCACAGGCGCACAGCATAACATCAATTCAGATTTCTGATGTGTGAACTGTGATCCCTGCTTGCTTTGTTCGTGCACACGACTtcgatgcagctcaacttcGTGCACACGACTTCGATGCAGCTCTGCTACAACTTGGGAAGATGACAAGGCTGTATTTAGTTGGCGCCCAAGTCAAATGTCCTGGCAAGCGAAAGTCGTGAGATTTTAAAGAATCGAAGTGCAGTTTAGCAGACTGCTACTTTCCCCTACCTCAAGAGTTCTCCACATCTCCAGTTCTTCAGAAGTTTGAGCCTGTTTGGAGGAATTGAGCTGCTTTTCGCCCGATTGACTTGTCCTGTacatctgtgaggtatgttcACTTGTGACTTATTATGTCTTCGGTCCCAGTTCATGCATAACCCTGTTCTTTGGCTTTGGGGGATAAATTTGTGACTGTTGGATTTGGCGATTTGGGGGCGAATTCTTAAGTTATGTGTGCCTTCTGCTTTTTAGGCTGAAGAAGAAATACCTGTTTGTTCAGAGTTTCAGTTAAACAGAGAAAAATGGTTCAGAATTTTCCTGAAGACGACATGGCAGGCACACCTTACTCTGATCAAACCTCACCAATTTTGACTGAATATCATATCACAGTTCCTGCTCTTCATGATGGATCAATGCAAGGATCTGTTCATCACGAGAGGAGACTCCTGGATTGCCTCAGAGCCACTCCCTCGGTGGAGTGGCTAAAGAATATCAACCTCTGTTCTCCACTGACGAATTTCCGGCTGCCATCTACCGGCGTCCGCCGGTACCTCCATGTCGAGGTTCACTTCGTCAGAAGAATCAACTGGAGCTCGGTGTTCAGCTTCTGCAAGAACTGGCTCAAGCACCCTCTGAACATTGCTCTCCTGGCATGGCTGCTCTGCGTCGCTGCAGCTGGTGGCATGTTGATCCTGCTCCTGCTAGGATTGCTGAACAGGGCCTTCCCTTCCAAGCCATTGAGGCATCACTGGATAGAGATCGACAACCAGATCCTTAACGCGCTCTTCACGCTCATGAGCATATACCAGCATCCCAGCCTGATCCACCACCTCGTTCTTCTCTGCCGATGGCGGCCGGAGGACGCCGCGGAGCTCCGGAAGGTGTACTGCAAGAATGGCGACCGCCGTCCCGGCGAACGGGCGCACATGTCCGTCGTGGTGGCTCTCCTCCATGTCACTTGCATTTCTCAGTACGTGGTTTGCAACCTCTACTGGGCTTACCGCAGCAGATCGCGATCCGAATTCGCCGACAATTTCTTCTTCGTCCTCGGCGTCGTCGCGCCCGTCGTCGCCGGAGCGTACACGGTGTACAGCCCTCTAGGCAGGGACACAGACGACGATGCCTCCGGCGAGGAagccaagcagcagcagcagcacatgaTCGAAGCCGAGCTGCCCGGAACGAGAACGGTGGTCGTCGACCCCGTGTGggcgggcggcctcctcgactGCGGCGAGGACCCCGCGGCGTGCTGCCTCTCGTCGCTGTGCACCTTCTGCGTGTTCGGCTGGAACATGGAGCGGCTCGGGTTCGGCAACATGTACGTCCACACCGCCATGTTCCTGCTGCTCTGCGTCGCGCCCTTCTGGGTATTCAACATCACGGCGCTCCACATCCACGACTACGACCTGAGCGACGCCGTGGGCGCCGCGGGGATCGCGCTGTGCTTCC encodes the following:
- the LOC4327516 gene encoding uncharacterized protein; the encoded protein is MVQNFPEDDMAGTPYSDQTSPILTEYHITVPALHDGSMQGSVHHERRLLDCLRATPSVEWLKNINLCSPLTNFRLPSTGVRRYLHVEVHFVRRINWSSVFSFCKNWLKHPLNIALLAWLLCVAAAGGMLILLLLGLLNRAFPSKPLRHHWIEIDNQILNALFTLMSIYQHPSLIHHLVLLCRWRPEDAAELRKVYCKNGDRRPGERAHMSVVVALLHVTCISQYVVCNLYWAYRSRSRSEFADNFFFVLGVVAPVVAGAYTVYSPLGRDTDDDASGEEAKQQQQHMIEAELPGTRTVVVDPVWAGGLLDCGEDPAACCLSSLCTFCVFGWNMERLGFGNMYVHTAMFLLLCVAPFWVFNITALHIHDYDLSDAVGAAGIALCFLGLLYGGFWRVQMRKRFALPGSRWCCGSASLTDYARWLFCWPCALAQEVRTGNLYDVEDGGGVFYEKAMDGGDVEGGAASTAATGVVPVSVGGGEGDGVVGDIKLGMDGEMIPPAQAVMETSGDTQGSGADVAANGDNELSS